A single genomic interval of Osmerus eperlanus chromosome 14, fOsmEpe2.1, whole genome shotgun sequence harbors:
- the esm1 gene encoding endothelial cell-specific molecule 1 yields MYFLFFTVLSALIVRNVEAWGASVKYAVNCPDRCNVDLCGGTQRCRLTVLDDCGCCQVCTAGRGEHCYRTVSGMHGVKCGPGLFCEFYKDEDDYGDEYGICKDCTYGTYGVECRKTCNCKSGGLCDRETGACLTFKFFAKIASKLKAQPPASGETGSGEVSMNGDDNADRSTAPKWLNPR; encoded by the exons ATGTATTTTCTGTTTTTCACGGTGTTGTCTGCACTAATTGTGCGAAACGTTGAAGCATGGGGCGCAAGTGTGAAGTACGCCGTCAACTGCCCGGACAGATGCAACGTTGACCTGTGCGGTGGAACTCAGCGCTGCAGACTAACTGTCCTGGATGACTGCGGCTGTTGCCAGGTCTGCACTGCCGGCAGAGGAGAGCACTGTTACCGTACTGTGTCGGGGATGCACGGGGTAAAGTGCGGACCAGGTTTATTCTGCGAGTTCTACAAAGATGAGGATGACTATGGAGATGAATATGGCATTTGTAAAG ATTGCACATACGGAACATATGGTGTGGAGTGCCGCAAAACGTGTAACTGCAAATCTGGGGGCCTCTGTGACAGGGAAACAGGAGCTTGTCTCACCTTCAAATTCTTTGCCAAAATCGCCAGTAAGCTAAAGGCACAGCCTCCAGCAA GTGGTGAGACAGGCTCAGGTGAAGTGAGCATGAACGGGGATGACAACGCGGACAGGTCCACTGCTCCTAAGTGGTTGAACCCTCGCTGA